In a single window of the Pseudodesulfovibrio profundus genome:
- the hydF gene encoding [FeFe] hydrogenase H-cluster maturation GTPase HydF, with the protein MTTKAPRGVRLVIALTGRRNAGKSSLINAITGQDIAIVSDHPGTTTDPVAKQYELLPIGPVTFYDTAGLDDEGELGELRIKATRKILWRSDVAVVVISEQGITEYEKTLIEEIKELEIPFIVVFNKCDIAPPTEKDIAYCQENNLQYRITSATTGTDVDAVKDAIIDIAPPEIKRDPVLAGDLINEGDWVVCVVPIDLAAPKGRLILPQVQVLREILDCDAIGITVKEREIDEALANLHRKPALVITDSQVVMSVAGDVPDDIPLTTFSTLFARYKGDLDLLVAGAEAIDQLEDGDTILMGEACSHHAVADDIGRVKIPRWLSQYTGKELQFEFYSGHDFPDDLERFKLAIHCGACMLNRTEMLRRIKECNRRGVPVTNYGVAISKLQGVLERVLKPFGLNS; encoded by the coding sequence ATGACAACCAAAGCACCTCGCGGCGTCCGCCTTGTCATCGCCCTGACTGGCAGACGCAACGCCGGTAAATCATCACTCATCAACGCAATAACCGGCCAGGATATTGCCATTGTTTCCGACCATCCAGGAACCACGACCGACCCAGTGGCCAAGCAGTACGAACTGCTCCCCATCGGACCGGTGACATTTTACGATACAGCAGGACTGGACGACGAAGGTGAGTTGGGCGAACTGCGCATCAAAGCCACACGAAAAATCCTGTGGCGCTCCGATGTCGCTGTGGTCGTCATTTCGGAACAAGGCATCACCGAGTACGAGAAGACGCTTATTGAAGAGATCAAGGAATTGGAGATTCCATTCATCGTCGTATTCAACAAATGCGACATCGCACCTCCGACGGAAAAGGATATCGCCTACTGTCAGGAGAATAATCTTCAATACAGAATTACATCCGCCACCACCGGCACAGACGTGGATGCAGTCAAGGACGCCATCATCGACATCGCACCGCCCGAAATCAAGCGCGATCCGGTATTGGCCGGAGACTTGATAAATGAAGGCGACTGGGTTGTCTGTGTCGTTCCCATTGATCTGGCCGCACCGAAAGGACGATTGATTTTGCCGCAGGTTCAGGTGCTGCGGGAAATACTCGATTGCGACGCCATCGGCATTACAGTCAAAGAGCGTGAAATCGACGAAGCGCTGGCCAATCTTCACAGAAAACCCGCTTTGGTTATCACCGATTCACAGGTTGTCATGAGTGTGGCCGGAGATGTGCCGGACGATATCCCGCTGACGACGTTCTCCACGCTTTTCGCCCGCTACAAAGGCGATCTGGACTTGCTGGTGGCTGGCGCCGAAGCCATTGACCAACTGGAAGATGGCGACACAATCCTCATGGGTGAGGCGTGCTCACACCACGCCGTTGCCGATGATATCGGTCGTGTAAAAATTCCCCGCTGGCTCAGCCAGTACACCGGCAAAGAGTTGCAGTTCGAATTCTACTCAGGGCACGATTTCCCTGATGACCTTGAACGCTTCAAACTGGCTATTCACTGCGGCGCCTGCATGCTCAACAGAACGGAAATGCTTCGGCGTATCAAGGAATGCAACCGTAGAGGTGTCCCCGTGACAAACTACGGTGTAGCAATTTCCAAACTTCAGGGTGTTCTGGAACGAGTGCTGAAACCTTTTGGGCTCAATTCGTAA
- the hydE gene encoding [FeFe] hydrogenase H-cluster radical SAM maturase HydE — translation MTQLTRKEMLDFLEGRNDSELFAHAAAVKNQVFGQDVFIRAVTEFSNYCNKRCQYCGLRAPNREIDRYRMPRETILDAVEAAANNNVGTIVLQSGDDFHYTTEFIGEIIQTIRSRHDIAITLSVGDRKISEYAYWRECGADRCLVKLETTDPELYARYRIGEQFSDRLERVDALREQGYEVGSGVIIGLPGMTVETTLNDIVYLSDLDLDMIAAGPFIPHPQTPLADASIGSIPLSHRVTALLRILNPGVNIPSTSALSALNPESQGQALLRGCNVLMPSLTPEEHRSKYTIYPGKNENHATATASLAAAKDMIRSLGLTPSSSKGFSKRNQV, via the coding sequence ATGACACAATTGACCCGAAAGGAAATGCTCGATTTCCTTGAAGGACGTAATGATTCCGAGCTGTTTGCCCATGCGGCCGCAGTCAAGAATCAGGTATTTGGCCAGGATGTCTTCATTCGTGCGGTCACCGAATTTTCCAACTACTGCAACAAGCGTTGCCAGTATTGCGGCCTTCGTGCTCCCAACCGGGAGATTGATCGTTACCGTATGCCTCGGGAGACCATCCTTGACGCAGTAGAAGCCGCTGCAAACAACAACGTAGGGACTATTGTCCTGCAATCAGGCGACGACTTTCACTACACGACTGAATTTATTGGTGAGATAATCCAGACGATCCGTTCCCGGCACGACATAGCCATCACGCTGTCTGTTGGGGATCGCAAAATAAGCGAATATGCCTACTGGCGTGAATGCGGCGCTGATCGCTGTCTGGTGAAGCTGGAAACCACCGACCCGGAACTCTATGCTCGCTACCGGATTGGCGAACAGTTCTCCGACAGGCTGGAACGGGTCGATGCGCTCAGGGAGCAAGGGTATGAAGTCGGATCAGGCGTCATCATCGGCCTTCCGGGGATGACAGTGGAAACAACGCTGAACGACATTGTGTATCTGTCCGATCTCGACCTGGACATGATAGCGGCAGGCCCGTTCATCCCACACCCGCAGACGCCGCTTGCCGATGCGTCTATCGGCAGCATCCCGCTTTCCCATCGGGTAACTGCCCTTTTGCGCATACTCAATCCCGGAGTCAACATTCCGTCTACTTCTGCGCTCAGCGCCCTGAACCCTGAAAGTCAGGGGCAAGCGCTCTTGAGAGGATGTAATGTCCTCATGCCCTCACTGACTCCCGAAGAGCACCGATCCAAGTACACCATTTACCCCGGTAAAAACGAAAACCATGCAACGGCTACAGCCTCCCTTGCCGCGGCAAAGGACATGATCCGCTCACTCGGTCTCACACCGTCTTCATCCAAAGGTTTTTCAAAGAGGAATCAAGTATGA
- a CDS encoding superoxide dismutase, Ni — protein MRKFHHVAFLMIVGLMLSLPQTVFAHCQVPCGIYDDYARVKGMMEDAATVKKSVKLLNELAGKTDVQSQQQFVRWVNTKEMHAQKVISTIADYFLTQRVKASQEDYVERLTKHHAVIVAAMKAKQNATMEAAEALEKAIMALEGYYPHEH, from the coding sequence ATGAGAAAATTTCACCATGTCGCGTTTCTTATGATCGTTGGACTGATGCTGAGTCTGCCACAGACCGTTTTTGCGCATTGTCAGGTGCCGTGTGGTATTTACGATGACTATGCACGCGTGAAGGGGATGATGGAAGATGCTGCAACCGTCAAGAAATCCGTCAAGCTGCTCAATGAATTGGCAGGAAAGACCGACGTGCAATCCCAGCAACAGTTCGTACGCTGGGTGAACACCAAGGAAATGCATGCCCAGAAGGTGATCAGTACTATTGCTGACTATTTCCTCACGCAGCGGGTCAAGGCATCCCAGGAAGATTATGTGGAGCGCCTCACGAAGCACCATGCTGTTATCGTCGCAGCCATGAAGGCCAAGCAGAATGCTACCATGGAAGCTGCTGAAGCGCTGGAAAAGGCTATTATGGCGCTTGAGGGTTACTACCCGCATGAGCACTAA
- a CDS encoding amino acid ABC transporter permease, translating into MLKRYFEKVWVQNTTLLALAGLLFYYFAFIFEFKYDFNWAVFTTEGQYGHMGHLMLDGLNTTISITLYSAALALILGIVFGLARLSSFKPIYWFATCYVELFRNTPLLVQLFFWNFAFPYAFPEEIRFQLYEMDFEFWVATIGCGIFTGSFMAEIIRAGIQSIPKGLLEASYSSGLNFPQTLRKIILPLSFREIIPPLGSEFLNNMKNTSLAMTIGVAEVVWSMQEVLSLTYHTFESLIAATLIYLFLSLVIATILNLVNVKLKIMPRGHEPLNRKVADALFRPLGWIENGLEYVFWYFRKAPDASRTVSPFSRFMKMASKYTVLASKWLFVAAMFYVLYKVVMAVAAFNFQIIWANLPALLFWRFPGGDETEFFMGLGGLAGALLMAVLSIGGSFIVGLFVGMGRTSRNRVIRIPCTLYIELVRAIPLILVIFWFYTVVLDIVFKVELHAFWAATIAMTFFFAAYIAETVRGGIENIPPGQVEAAKASGLSYFQTMRKIVLPQALKQMLPALVGMFIAAFKDTSLAYIIGVMELTRAAYAINNRLMVYPFEIYTTIAVLYFLFSYIMSLYAKRLERKLSPENVRIEM; encoded by the coding sequence ATGCTAAAAAGATATTTCGAAAAAGTCTGGGTCCAGAATACGACTCTCCTGGCCCTGGCAGGATTGCTCTTCTATTATTTCGCCTTCATCTTTGAATTCAAGTACGATTTCAATTGGGCTGTCTTCACCACTGAAGGGCAGTATGGACACATGGGGCATCTGATGCTCGACGGTCTCAACACGACCATCAGCATCACCCTTTACTCTGCCGCACTCGCACTCATTCTCGGTATCGTTTTCGGATTGGCCCGCCTGTCCAGCTTCAAGCCGATATACTGGTTCGCCACATGTTACGTGGAATTGTTCCGAAACACTCCACTGCTGGTTCAGCTGTTCTTCTGGAACTTCGCTTTCCCTTACGCATTCCCCGAGGAGATTCGCTTCCAACTCTATGAGATGGATTTCGAGTTCTGGGTCGCCACCATCGGTTGCGGTATTTTCACCGGCTCCTTCATGGCTGAAATCATCCGTGCAGGTATTCAGTCCATTCCCAAAGGCCTTCTGGAGGCCTCCTACTCTTCGGGACTGAACTTCCCCCAGACGCTGCGTAAAATCATCCTGCCCCTTTCTTTCCGTGAGATTATTCCGCCCTTGGGAAGTGAATTTCTGAACAACATGAAGAACACCTCCCTGGCCATGACCATCGGTGTAGCCGAAGTGGTCTGGTCAATGCAGGAAGTACTCTCCCTCACGTATCACACCTTTGAGTCACTCATCGCAGCAACGCTCATTTACCTATTCCTGTCCCTCGTTATTGCAACGATACTGAATCTGGTAAATGTGAAGCTGAAAATCATGCCCCGAGGTCACGAGCCGTTGAACCGCAAAGTGGCTGACGCTCTTTTCCGTCCTCTGGGATGGATCGAAAATGGGCTGGAGTATGTTTTCTGGTACTTCCGCAAAGCTCCGGATGCATCCAGAACAGTTTCCCCTTTCAGCCGATTCATGAAGATGGCCTCCAAGTATACCGTGCTCGCTTCCAAATGGTTGTTCGTCGCCGCCATGTTCTATGTTCTTTACAAGGTTGTCATGGCTGTGGCTGCATTCAACTTCCAGATCATCTGGGCAAATCTTCCGGCATTGTTGTTCTGGCGTTTCCCCGGTGGGGACGAGACAGAGTTCTTCATGGGACTCGGCGGTCTGGCAGGAGCACTGCTCATGGCAGTCCTTTCCATTGGCGGAAGCTTCATTGTGGGACTGTTTGTGGGCATGGGCCGTACGTCCCGAAATCGCGTGATCCGCATTCCATGTACCCTGTACATTGAGTTGGTACGTGCAATCCCTCTGATTCTGGTCATCTTCTGGTTCTACACCGTGGTCCTCGATATCGTATTCAAGGTTGAGTTGCATGCATTCTGGGCCGCCACCATCGCAATGACCTTCTTCTTTGCTGCGTATATCGCTGAAACGGTTCGTGGCGGCATTGAGAATATTCCGCCCGGTCAGGTGGAAGCTGCCAAGGCTTCCGGCCTCAGCTACTTCCAGACAATGCGCAAAATCGTATTGCCACAGGCTCTGAAGCAGATGCTTCCGGCACTGGTCGGCATGTTTATCGCCGCATTCAAGGATACTTCGCTGGCATACATCATCGGTGTAATGGAATTGACCCGCGCAGCATATGCCATCAACAACCGTTTGATGGTCTATCCGTTTGAAATCTATACGACGATCGCGGTTCTGTACTTCCTGTTCAGTTACATCATGTCGCTTTATGCGAAACGCCTGGAGCGCAAACTCAGTCCGGAAAACGTACGGATCGAAATGTAA
- a CDS encoding aspartate ammonia-lyase produces MNSHDTPIRHERDSLGTLEIPRTAYYGIHTMRAVRNFPFSGYSLPRPFIKALAQVKQACAETNKAQGYLEQKQCDAIIAACKELESGALDEHIIVDAFQGGAGTSTNMNVNEVLANRAIEILGGEPGDYEIVHPIHHVNMHQSTNDVYPTAFKVATLSLLTELEKHVARLQEVLQTKEDEFRDVVKVGRTELTDAVPMTLGMTFGAFADAIARDRWRIFKCRERIKKVNLGGTAIGTGLGAPRDYVLKVTESLRHICGLPVSRAENLLDATQNMDAPVEVSGMLKAYAANLMKIASDIRLMSSGPAAGLGEITLPALQSGSSIMAGKINPVMPEAITQVALRVMGNDQTLGIAAGMGQLELNHLMPMICHTLLESLTLLVNATGSFSRDCIAGIEANAARCSEQVDQSNALATVLVPVLGYAKVEKIVADAKQSGRSVSEEIISQGIASRETIDTLLSPRRLCKMGYTPDEFDGVSRT; encoded by the coding sequence ATGAACAGCCACGACACGCCCATACGACATGAGCGGGATTCGCTTGGCACATTGGAAATACCACGCACAGCCTATTACGGCATCCATACGATGCGGGCTGTGCGTAACTTTCCATTTTCCGGCTACAGCCTGCCCCGCCCCTTCATCAAGGCTTTGGCGCAGGTGAAGCAGGCATGTGCGGAGACCAATAAAGCCCAGGGATACCTTGAACAGAAGCAATGTGACGCAATCATTGCCGCGTGCAAGGAGCTGGAAAGCGGCGCCCTTGATGAGCACATCATTGTCGACGCATTCCAGGGCGGTGCCGGGACATCGACAAACATGAACGTCAACGAGGTCCTGGCCAACCGAGCCATTGAAATCCTCGGCGGTGAACCGGGCGACTATGAAATAGTCCACCCCATACATCATGTGAACATGCACCAGTCCACCAATGATGTGTATCCGACCGCCTTCAAGGTCGCGACCCTCTCATTGCTGACAGAACTGGAAAAGCACGTCGCTAGGCTTCAGGAAGTTCTTCAGACCAAGGAAGACGAGTTCCGCGATGTAGTCAAAGTCGGCCGCACCGAATTGACGGATGCGGTCCCCATGACCCTTGGCATGACCTTCGGGGCCTTTGCCGATGCCATTGCCCGTGACCGCTGGCGCATATTCAAATGTCGCGAGCGCATCAAAAAGGTCAACCTCGGCGGCACTGCCATCGGAACCGGACTGGGCGCTCCACGCGATTACGTCCTGAAAGTAACGGAATCCCTCCGTCACATATGCGGCCTGCCCGTTTCCCGAGCAGAGAATCTGCTGGACGCCACACAGAACATGGACGCGCCCGTCGAGGTCTCAGGCATGCTCAAGGCGTATGCAGCCAATCTCATGAAGATCGCATCAGATATTCGCCTGATGAGCAGCGGTCCCGCTGCCGGTCTGGGAGAAATCACCCTTCCCGCGCTTCAATCCGGGTCATCGATCATGGCCGGGAAGATCAACCCCGTCATGCCGGAAGCGATCACCCAAGTGGCGCTCAGGGTAATGGGCAATGACCAGACGCTTGGTATTGCCGCAGGCATGGGCCAACTGGAATTGAACCACCTCATGCCGATGATTTGTCACACGCTGCTCGAATCCCTGACCCTGCTTGTCAATGCCACCGGCAGCTTCTCCAGAGACTGCATTGCAGGCATCGAAGCCAATGCTGCCCGTTGTTCCGAACAGGTGGATCAAAGCAATGCGCTGGCAACGGTGCTCGTGCCGGTATTGGGATATGCCAAGGTGGAGAAGATTGTCGCCGACGCAAAGCAGTCGGGCAGATCGGTCAGTGAAGAGATCATCAGCCAGGGCATCGCATCCCGGGAGACCATTGACACCCTGCTCTCCCCGCGACGACTGTGCAAGATGGGCTATACACCGGATGAGTTTGACGGAGTTTCCAGAACATGA
- a CDS encoding L-serine ammonia-lyase, with amino-acid sequence MPPITTSIFELLKIGPGPSSSHTIGPMKAGFDFMNRIRQLPDDIRLQGDTLEIRLFGSLSATGEGHGTRRAVMSGLLGYLPDTCQPNVLEECSDNDRSFELDINGGTLTYQPNQIIFDAVQHDFPHSNTMIFRYRQGETILCETTYYSVGGGFLRWDGWEETHRGEPVYPYKNMAELKDHLRANSLRLHELILANEKAITGMNEQEINEGLDRLIQVMEKAVELGIQTSGLLPGTIGLQRKAHIMHQRAKKEHFQGPGFIKAINAYALAASEENASGHCVVTAPTCGAAGVIPAIVFMLKRQMGALQNEVREGLLAATAIGFLCKHNASISGAEVGCQGEVGVASAMAAALMAYSRGYRFQVTENAAEIALEHHLGLTCDPVGGYVQIPCIERNAMGAVKAYNAYLIATTLDESYQKVDLDKAIHAMAQTGRDMSKKYKETSLGGLAQSMTEC; translated from the coding sequence ATGCCGCCCATAACAACGTCCATATTTGAATTGCTGAAAATCGGCCCCGGACCGTCCAGTTCTCACACCATAGGTCCCATGAAGGCAGGGTTTGATTTCATGAATCGAATACGCCAGTTACCCGATGACATTCGGCTACAAGGCGACACCCTAGAAATCCGCCTCTTTGGATCACTATCGGCAACAGGAGAAGGGCACGGCACACGCCGGGCGGTCATGTCCGGGCTTCTTGGCTACCTGCCGGATACCTGTCAGCCCAATGTACTGGAAGAGTGCAGCGACAATGACCGATCATTTGAATTGGACATCAACGGCGGCACCCTCACCTACCAGCCCAACCAAATCATCTTCGATGCTGTTCAGCATGACTTCCCCCACAGCAACACAATGATCTTCCGATACCGTCAAGGCGAGACTATTCTCTGTGAAACAACGTACTACTCCGTGGGCGGCGGCTTTCTGCGGTGGGATGGATGGGAAGAAACACATCGAGGGGAACCGGTTTATCCATATAAGAACATGGCAGAATTAAAGGATCACCTGCGAGCGAACTCCCTGCGACTGCATGAACTGATTCTTGCCAATGAAAAAGCCATTACCGGCATGAATGAACAGGAAATTAACGAAGGACTGGACCGACTCATTCAGGTCATGGAAAAGGCTGTGGAACTTGGTATCCAAACATCAGGCCTGCTGCCAGGCACCATCGGTTTGCAGCGCAAAGCCCACATCATGCACCAGCGGGCCAAAAAAGAACATTTTCAGGGGCCAGGGTTCATCAAGGCCATCAATGCATACGCTTTGGCCGCCTCTGAAGAGAACGCCTCGGGGCACTGTGTCGTCACCGCTCCCACATGCGGTGCAGCCGGCGTCATTCCCGCAATTGTCTTCATGCTCAAACGACAAATGGGCGCCCTTCAGAATGAAGTGCGCGAGGGATTGCTGGCGGCCACGGCTATTGGATTTTTATGTAAACATAACGCCTCCATCTCCGGTGCCGAAGTCGGTTGTCAGGGGGAGGTGGGAGTCGCTTCCGCCATGGCTGCGGCTCTCATGGCCTACTCTCGTGGATACCGATTCCAGGTAACTGAAAACGCAGCTGAAATAGCGCTGGAACATCACCTTGGGCTGACCTGTGACCCTGTGGGAGGGTACGTCCAGATACCCTGCATCGAACGAAATGCCATGGGTGCGGTCAAAGCCTACAATGCATATCTGATAGCAACAACACTGGATGAGTCATATCAGAAGGTGGATTTGGACAAAGCGATCCACGCCATGGCCCAAACGGGGCGAGACATGTCCAAAAAATACAAAGAAACATCACTTGGTGGACTGGCTCAATCGATGACAGAATGCTAG
- a CDS encoding cytochrome c3 family protein, with the protein MKRFVFGAMTLTLLLSASMAMAAVEAPGDMVLRPPEGMEAKKSFVDFSHSIHGAAKIDCVTCHHTWDQKSEITSCSVAGCHDQPGKKGDNSFYMAFHEKKSEISCVGCHKTEKKNGNKNVPVSCKSCHPK; encoded by the coding sequence ATGAAACGGTTCGTTTTTGGTGCAATGACACTCACACTTCTTTTATCCGCAAGTATGGCTATGGCTGCGGTAGAAGCTCCCGGCGACATGGTACTCAGGCCCCCGGAAGGAATGGAAGCCAAGAAATCGTTCGTTGATTTCTCGCACTCCATTCACGGTGCAGCCAAGATCGACTGTGTTACCTGCCACCACACCTGGGACCAGAAGAGTGAAATCACCAGTTGTTCAGTTGCCGGTTGTCATGACCAGCCCGGAAAGAAAGGAGACAACTCGTTTTACATGGCATTCCATGAGAAGAAGTCTGAAATCAGTTGTGTTGGCTGCCACAAGACAGAAAAGAAGAACGGAAACAAGAACGTCCCGGTTTCATGCAAGTCATGCCACCCCAAATAG
- a CDS encoding amino acid ABC transporter ATP-binding protein, with the protein MISFKNVNKWYGDFHVLNNINLDIAKGEVVVICGPSGSGKSTLIRCINRLEPIQEGDILVDGMNVSDPRTNMTLLRAEVGFVFQQFNLYPHMTVLDNIMLAPTMVRHQSKGEATSLAMDLLKKVDIPDKAGAYPSQLSGGQQQRVAIARGLAMQPKIMLFDEPTSALDPEMINEVLDVMKSLAREGMTMICVTHEMGFAREVADRVIFMDGGYLIEENTPEEFFNNPKSERTQDFLSKILSH; encoded by the coding sequence GTGATTTCTTTCAAAAACGTAAATAAGTGGTACGGGGATTTTCATGTCCTCAACAATATCAATCTTGACATAGCAAAGGGCGAAGTTGTCGTCATTTGCGGCCCTTCCGGTTCTGGAAAATCCACCCTCATCCGATGTATCAATCGCCTGGAACCCATCCAGGAAGGTGACATACTGGTTGACGGGATGAATGTTTCCGATCCCCGCACAAACATGACACTGCTCCGAGCCGAAGTCGGCTTCGTTTTCCAGCAGTTCAACCTGTACCCTCATATGACGGTACTGGACAATATCATGCTTGCGCCGACCATGGTTCGTCATCAGTCCAAAGGTGAAGCCACTTCGCTCGCCATGGATCTGCTGAAAAAAGTCGACATCCCTGACAAGGCCGGGGCTTACCCCTCACAATTGTCCGGTGGACAGCAGCAGCGCGTAGCCATTGCCCGAGGCCTGGCCATGCAGCCGAAAATCATGCTTTTCGACGAACCAACGTCTGCATTGGACCCGGAAATGATCAACGAAGTTCTGGACGTCATGAAGTCCCTTGCCAGGGAAGGCATGACGATGATCTGCGTCACCCACGAAATGGGATTTGCTCGCGAGGTTGCCGACCGCGTCATCTTCATGGACGGCGGTTACCTCATTGAAGAAAACACGCCCGAAGAATTCTTCAACAACCCGAAAAGCGAGCGCACGCAGGACTTCCTCAGCAAAATCCTGAGCCATTAG
- a CDS encoding ABC transporter substrate-binding protein, translating to MRVLKITVLAALLVMAASVAFAGPTYDRVMSNKVVRAGISNQGIPFGFIDDKNEWVGFDVDMATEIAKRLGAKLEKVVVNNNTRISFVQTNPPKVDMVLSNMTHKRVRDEKIDFSITYFFDGQKFLARKGKVKEAKDLANLKVGSMQGTTSIVNATNYLKKLGNANPKVIGYDGEVAMFEALRSGRVQAITTDSTILLGYAAKVPGQFELVGEFISDEPYGIGLPQDDSAWRDIINFTIQDMWKDGTYMTIYNKWFGPESAYPFPMTEKIEMWP from the coding sequence ATGAGAGTTCTCAAAATCACTGTCCTGGCCGCACTGCTGGTCATGGCTGCGTCCGTCGCCTTCGCAGGTCCCACCTACGATCGCGTGATGTCCAACAAAGTTGTTCGCGCCGGTATTTCCAACCAGGGTATCCCCTTCGGTTTCATCGACGATAAGAACGAATGGGTCGGCTTTGATGTCGACATGGCCACTGAAATCGCCAAGCGCCTCGGTGCCAAGCTCGAAAAAGTTGTCGTTAACAACAACACCCGTATTTCCTTTGTTCAGACCAATCCACCCAAGGTTGATATGGTTCTGTCCAACATGACCCACAAGCGTGTCCGCGATGAAAAGATCGATTTCTCCATCACCTACTTCTTCGATGGTCAGAAGTTCCTCGCTCGCAAGGGTAAAGTCAAAGAAGCCAAAGATCTGGCTAACCTGAAAGTCGGTTCCATGCAGGGCACCACTTCCATCGTCAACGCCACCAACTACCTGAAGAAGCTTGGCAACGCCAATCCCAAGGTTATCGGTTACGACGGCGAAGTCGCCATGTTCGAAGCGCTCCGCTCCGGCCGTGTCCAGGCTATCACCACCGACTCCACCATTCTGCTTGGCTACGCAGCCAAGGTTCCCGGTCAGTTCGAACTGGTTGGCGAATTCATTTCCGACGAGCCTTACGGCATCGGTCTGCCCCAGGATGATTCCGCATGGCGCGACATCATCAACTTCACCATTCAGGACATGTGGAAAGATGGCACTTACATGACCATCTACAACAAGTGGTTCGGCCCCGAATCCGCTTACCCGTTCCCCATGACCGAAAAGATCGAAATGTGGCCGTAA